Below is a window of Vibrio gazogenes DNA.
GTTGATTCCAATCGTTCAGGGGATGGCGTTTTTACCACATCAATTTTGGGTGGTGCAAGTTGCTCTTCTTGTTTGACATGAGGAAAGGTGAGAGTGAATTTTGTATATTCACCGTAAACCGATTGGCACTGAATGTCACCACCAAAGAGCTTCATTGCTCTTTTGCAGTAGCTTAAACCTAAGCCGCTCCCCCCTTTTTTCTGGTAGGTGAAGAATTCATCAAATATTCTATGTACAATTTGTGGTTCAATGCCCGGGCCATAGTCGGTAAAAGTAAGTTCATTATATTCATCGCCAGCATCAAGAGATAGTTCAATCTTACTATCAGAATAATCATCGAAATAATAAATTGCATTCCTTAATAGATTAAAAATAATAAAGTCAAATAAAGTATCATTTACACGTATGTTAAAATCACAGGATACTTTCATAACTATACGATTTTTAAATAAACTAGAGCGATAAGCAAATCTATTAATAATCTGTGTTATTTGCTCTTTTATAGAAAAGATAGCCATTTTATCTTGGCTTATTATCGATTGGTTAACTTCATGTAAAATGATATCAATCAGCTGACTTCCGTGCTGGACGGCATTTTTACCTCTTTGAATCTCATCTCTTAGATTTTGAGGTAATTGGCTATTAAGTATAAGATCATCTAATTTTTCTAGATGAAATTGAATTTGAGATAGGGGGTTTCGCATCTCATGAGCGATAGACTTCGCCATTGCCTGAGACTGGTGTATCTTGGTTTCATAATGGATATAGACTTGTGCTTTTTTTAAAAGTAATTGAATTGCATTTATTTCTTCATTTGAATATAGGGAACCATCATTTTTTTTAGGAGAAATAAGTAACTGTGATAAAGTGTTATGATGATCATATATAGGAAGAATCATAGCACTTTCATTTTTTGACATTAGATCTCGAATCTGACGGAATTTTTTATTATGATTGTTATTAATGTATTGTTCAATTTCTTCAAGAAGTAGAACAGAATAGTTATTTTTAAAGTAACTAAAATAAATACTATTTGAATTAATATCAGAAACTAAAATTGACTGCTCTAAATTAAGTAAACGTTCAAGTTTTGTTATGGCTTGCTGTGTCGATATTTGAAAGTCATCTACTAAAGACAAAATTCGTTCAACAGGTGGTTTCTTATCCCCATAGACCCATAGTCCTACATATTGAGAAAAAAATTGCCAAACATTTCTCCAAGTCAAACCACATAATAAACACCAGATGGATATGAATGTAACATAATGATCATATGATTCATGATAAAAAACAATTATAGGAATTACATAAATTAAAGTAGAAATAATAGATGTTAATAGTATATAAGATAAATAGCGCCAGCTATAAAATCGATGACATAGTACGGCATACCCCATTAATAATAGTTCACTAATTGCAAGAGCAGGAGGAAGCCATGTTAGAGAAAAATTATGATATATATAAGTAATTAGGATGTGTATTAATACAGTGGATGTCATAAATATGACCATGCCAATAACCATATAAGTTGATTTTAATCTTTTTAAGTTATCCCCTTTAAAACTTAAATACAGTAAATTGAAGAATGATAAAGAAGTAAAAATAATTGATGTGGAGAAAAAAATTGCTGTCAATGAACCAAAATGGATTGTAAAATCACTTGGTGCTCGTATTGTTACACCAGTGACAGTATCTTCGGTGAATATATTTGCGTAAAGTGAATATAAAGTTGCGACAAGAAGTAAACTGAATTGCCAAAAATGAATCTTATTATTTTTCCGTGATGATCTTAATCTACAAGAGAAATGAAAGGCAGATGAATATGACATATAAGAAGCTATATTAGCGGCCTTTGCTATGATTATAGCACCTGTTTCTCCATATTCTACAAGCCATCCTGTGTGGAAGTAGGCATTTGTTAATATCCATAATATAACAAAAAATGTATACATGACATATGGATAATATATAGTTCTTAGTGTACGCCAGTTCTGTTTTATAGAATAATGTAAAAAATAGATAAGCCAAAGAAGACATAAAATAGATATGCTTAATAGAAGAAGCGCCTTAGGGTATGATACTTGATGAATTATGTGTGTTATCAACAGAAGTTCTCCCTATATCTTTCTTTGTTTGATAATAAGTGATTTATATTTTTTGTAATTACAGTTAGTTAGCTCGCCTAAGAGAGAGCTGTTAAGTAAAAAACCTTGGTAAGTAACAGCACCTTCGACAATATCGGAACAGTTTTTTTTCAAATGGCATATGCTATCTAGTGCATCATATAAGTACAATAGAGCTTGCTGCTCAATGATAGTTAATGAAACAGCCTTTCCATATTTGATTAGTTCTCTCATTAGATACTTTTGCCCTACATATAGAAAAAACAATCTCATATGACTTGAGCCGCTTGTTGAAAACCTTAAAATTTCACAAATTGCGTTTGTATCCTTGATGCACTGAGAGAACGCTGGTTCAGAATCATAATCGGTAAATTGAATGATTTGGGGGTGAAATATCCCTGTGCTATATAAGTTCATCCCTATGTCTGCCGAAAAACAAGATCGCCATCCACTTCCCTGAAAAAAAGGATCGAATGTTAGCCAAGTTTCCCGCTCATGCCAGTGCTGGATGAGGGCAGTAGAAACAAGCAGTGGATATGGAGAGTTTTTTGTGTGATAGAGAATGAAATGACTGCCACGTTGCGACAGATTAAGGCAGAACAGCATTTCATACCACTTTTGCTCAATAACGAAAACATCGAGGTTAATTAAGGTGATGGCATCAGAAAGTGTCAGCGCTATATGGCTGTGCAAGGTTAAAAAGAGTCGTTGATCGGTTTCAATACGATCTATTATCTCAGACTGATAGCAGGATTCATCTATTGGTGGTGCAGCGCAGGAAGTTAATGAAAGTGTTTGGCTCCGTTGCAGGATGAGAAAACGTTCATAAGCGGCCCAACAGGCAAGTATATTGCCAAACCTTTTTATCGCGATTATTTCTACCTCATGCCAAAATTGGGGAATTGTTGAGATAGGAAAGTTCAGAATATGTTGGATAGCCCAGGGGTGTTCAAAAAGTGCAGCTAAATTACCATGGGCAAGTTCTGGATAGATACACGTAATATCTTGCTTTCTTCTATTGACTAGTTCATTAAACCCAGAAAACTCGGATGTATTTTGTAGTTGTAATTCAATTTCTATGAACAAGCTGTCGAAATGTTGTTGATTCCAGATTCTGTGGTCTGTTTGATAATGCTCTGACGTTGTTGAATGCACTGTAACCTGCCTTAAAATTTATGGAAAGCATATGCTTATCGTTATGCTATCACCGAGACTCTAATGATTCGAGTTGCTTATTGACAGTTTTGAATATTTTTGTGATGAATTTTTTATTAACTAGTTATGTGAAAAATGATTTAAGTCTATTGAAGATCTTAAATTCCCTATGGCTCCTGAGCCGTTGAGTCTTTATAATGCGTCACCGGCAAGGTGCGGATTTGAGCCGCAATCATTTGAATAGTGGAGTAAGACATGTCTTCTTATACACCGGTGATTACCGTTGATGGACCGAGTGGCGCCGGGAAAGGTACGCTTTGTATGTGTATCGCTAAAGCATTGGGATTTGATTTGCTTGATTCTGGTGCATTGTATCGTGTATTAGCTCTGGCTGCGATTCATCATGGTGTTGATACCGAATCAGAAGATGCTTTGGTGCCTTTGGCAACGCATTTAGATGTTGAATTTATTGCTGAAGGGGATTTAGTCAAAGTTGTTCTGGAAGGTGAGGATGTTTCCAGGGAGCTCCGTAAGGAAGAAACGGGTATGGCTGCCTCTAAAGTTGCTGCTTTTCCCAGAGTGCGAGAAGCCCTTCTTCGACGTCAGCGTGCATTTATCAAAGAGACCGGACTTGTTGCCGATGGACGAGATATGGGGACGGTAGTTTTCCCTGATGCGGAAGTCAAAATATTCTTGGATGCCAGCTCTGAAGAGCGGGCAAAAAGACGTTATAACCAGTTGC
It encodes the following:
- a CDS encoding ATP-binding response regulator, with translation MYTFFVILWILTNAYFHTGWLVEYGETGAIIIAKAANIASYMSYSSAFHFSCRLRSSRKNNKIHFWQFSLLLVATLYSLYANIFTEDTVTGVTIRAPSDFTIHFGSLTAIFFSTSIIFTSLSFFNLLYLSFKGDNLKRLKSTYMVIGMVIFMTSTVLIHILITYIYHNFSLTWLPPALAISELLLMGYAVLCHRFYSWRYLSYILLTSIISTLIYVIPIIVFYHESYDHYVTFISIWCLLCGLTWRNVWQFFSQYVGLWVYGDKKPPVERILSLVDDFQISTQQAITKLERLLNLEQSILVSDINSNSIYFSYFKNNYSVLLLEEIEQYINNNHNKKFRQIRDLMSKNESAMILPIYDHHNTLSQLLISPKKNDGSLYSNEEINAIQLLLKKAQVYIHYETKIHQSQAMAKSIAHEMRNPLSQIQFHLEKLDDLILNSQLPQNLRDEIQRGKNAVQHGSQLIDIILHEVNQSIISQDKMAIFSIKEQITQIINRFAYRSSLFKNRIVMKVSCDFNIRVNDTLFDFIIFNLLRNAIYYFDDYSDSKIELSLDAGDEYNELTFTDYGPGIEPQIVHRIFDEFFTYQKKGGSGLGLSYCKRAMKLFGGDIQCQSVYGEYTKFTLTFPHVKQEEQLAPPKIDVVKTPSPERLESTHTISANQKQRIALVTDDNATQRALAKLYLESLQFTVYEAQNGKEAVEIVHHHAIDIIFMDVQMPVMDGLKACTIIKETHPTLPIIALSGESGEDEIAQIKSTMDGWLIKPTTKQLLQQTVLKWLNVDSLQAINHINTPKPQVNTIDTL
- a CDS encoding acyl-homoserine-lactone synthase; its protein translation is MHSTTSEHYQTDHRIWNQQHFDSLFIEIELQLQNTSEFSGFNELVNRRKQDITCIYPELAHGNLAALFEHPWAIQHILNFPISTIPQFWHEVEIIAIKRFGNILACWAAYERFLILQRSQTLSLTSCAAPPIDESCYQSEIIDRIETDQRLFLTLHSHIALTLSDAITLINLDVFVIEQKWYEMLFCLNLSQRGSHFILYHTKNSPYPLLVSTALIQHWHERETWLTFDPFFQGSGWRSCFSADIGMNLYSTGIFHPQIIQFTDYDSEPAFSQCIKDTNAICEILRFSTSGSSHMRLFFLYVGQKYLMRELIKYGKAVSLTIIEQQALLYLYDALDSICHLKKNCSDIVEGAVTYQGFLLNSSLLGELTNCNYKKYKSLIIKQRKI
- the cmk gene encoding (d)CMP kinase; translation: MSSYTPVITVDGPSGAGKGTLCMCIAKALGFDLLDSGALYRVLALAAIHHGVDTESEDALVPLATHLDVEFIAEGDLVKVVLEGEDVSRELRKEETGMAASKVAAFPRVREALLRRQRAFIKETGLVADGRDMGTVVFPDAEVKIFLDASSEERAKRRYNQLQLKGLDVKFDDLLSEIRERDERDRNRPVAPLRPADDALVLDSTSMSIEQVLETSLQYIESKLAVC